One window from the genome of Cyclobacterium amurskyense encodes:
- the pdxH gene encoding pyridoxamine 5'-phosphate oxidase produces the protein MKLADIRIEYSSKKLNLNEINSDPLEQFKVWLSEAITAQVNEPTAMHLSTINENGSPSGRIVLLKGADNGFVFYTNYSSNKGQQLIKNPVASLTFFWPELERQVRIEGTVAKTSAEESDKYFKSRPEQSQIGAWTSPQSEVIPNRAYLEERQRQFEMKFKTEPIIRPENWGGFLLTPTSIEFWQGRPARLHDRVLYRLNEATSEWSMERLAP, from the coding sequence ATGAAATTAGCAGACATAAGAATAGAATATTCTTCTAAGAAATTGAATTTAAATGAGATAAATTCAGACCCTTTGGAACAATTCAAGGTATGGTTATCGGAAGCAATTACAGCACAGGTCAATGAACCTACTGCAATGCACCTTAGCACAATTAATGAAAATGGAAGTCCATCTGGAAGAATTGTCTTATTGAAAGGTGCAGACAATGGTTTCGTCTTTTACACCAACTATTCCAGCAATAAAGGACAGCAACTTATAAAAAATCCTGTAGCCTCCCTGACTTTTTTCTGGCCAGAATTAGAAAGACAAGTGAGAATAGAAGGTACCGTTGCTAAAACTTCTGCGGAGGAGTCTGACAAATACTTCAAAAGCCGACCGGAACAAAGTCAAATAGGCGCTTGGACCAGTCCTCAAAGTGAAGTTATTCCGAATCGCGCCTATTTGGAAGAACGTCAGCGTCAATTTGAGATGAAATTTAAAACGGAACCAATTATTCGACCAGAAAACTGGGGTGGTTTTCTACTTACTCCTACTTCGATAGAGTTTTGGCAAGGAAGGCCAGCTCGACTTCACGACAGGGTATTGTACCGTCTCAATGAAGCGACTTCAGAATGGTCAATGGAACGACTAGCGCCTTGA
- a CDS encoding hybrid sensor histidine kinase/response regulator transcription factor produces the protein MNTIRQHWVNLYKAISLIGFDPDKPREKQKQIKLLNIFCGFWILIEMASIIAEIFEPNKPPVYIFTHLANFAGISLVLYLQWINRNKMATALFFFLVYFSNFMFSNFIISGKMLEAGYLLAPAFVLLFTNNRFYIFSSFVLSLVLFIIPNIYFLHYPQNYFGPDRFIFMVFAIVFVLVYYFKQENLKSELALEIERKNIADINEQQSQFFINVSHEVRTPLTLIKGQINKLKKYNSELNDAQIQSIVAQLNNQADKIKKLVDDVIDLAKMQGTNFSMSLHPINLTDLLKKIATSFEPLFKQKQITFKVNPSTSPKFVLGDKLYLERALNNILLNALKYTEKKGKVTLFLKENQTSIIIGVEDDGIGIEKNDLELIFNRFYQSNNSFNKSGGSGVGLAFSKEIITKIGGTIRVSSKPSVGSTFVIHLPKVERIKKVNRVENSEISKLELLERFSSTNKKVKILLVDDAYDMRLYLKDLLCKYECLEAEDGHEALKIIKSQAVDFIITDYMMPNMNGLEFISKLKSIQHSAPILMLTARADNQIKLSTLRLGIDDYLLKPFEEEELIIRINNALINNNKRTRYQLEQKIDPSQNDSNNWIDKLQAYIFEQSGKSKINQTDLAEHFNLSSSSLFRKIKSETGLSPNELITEVKLQKAKMLLENRQVHSLKQLVLEVGFKHSSYFSKKYYERFGSKPNFKF, from the coding sequence TTGAATACAATTCGACAACATTGGGTAAACCTTTATAAAGCAATTTCATTGATCGGGTTTGATCCTGACAAACCTAGAGAAAAACAAAAGCAAATAAAGCTCTTGAATATCTTTTGTGGATTTTGGATATTAATCGAAATGGCTTCAATCATTGCTGAAATTTTTGAACCCAATAAGCCCCCTGTTTATATCTTTACCCATCTAGCCAATTTTGCAGGCATTTCACTTGTATTGTACCTTCAGTGGATAAACCGAAATAAAATGGCAACTGCCCTATTTTTTTTCTTGGTATACTTTAGCAATTTTATGTTCTCCAATTTCATTATATCCGGTAAAATGTTAGAAGCCGGATACCTTTTAGCTCCTGCCTTTGTTCTCTTGTTTACCAACAATCGTTTTTATATTTTTTCCTCATTTGTATTGTCCCTAGTTCTTTTTATAATACCCAATATTTATTTTCTCCATTACCCACAAAATTATTTCGGCCCTGATCGTTTCATCTTCATGGTTTTCGCAATCGTATTTGTTTTGGTTTACTATTTCAAACAAGAAAATCTTAAAAGTGAACTTGCATTAGAAATAGAGCGGAAAAATATAGCAGATATTAATGAGCAGCAGTCGCAGTTTTTTATCAATGTCTCTCATGAGGTTCGTACCCCTTTGACACTTATCAAAGGTCAAATCAATAAACTTAAAAAATACAACTCCGAATTAAATGATGCTCAAATACAGTCCATCGTGGCCCAGCTCAATAACCAAGCTGATAAAATAAAAAAATTAGTAGATGATGTAATCGATTTAGCCAAAATGCAGGGTACTAATTTCAGCATGAGCTTACATCCAATAAACTTGACTGATTTATTGAAGAAAATAGCTACTTCTTTTGAACCTTTATTTAAGCAAAAGCAAATAACATTTAAGGTAAATCCAAGTACCTCACCAAAATTTGTTTTGGGTGATAAGCTATATCTGGAACGGGCACTTAATAACATTCTATTGAATGCCTTAAAATATACGGAAAAGAAAGGGAAAGTGACCCTATTCTTAAAGGAAAACCAAACCTCAATAATCATTGGTGTGGAGGATGATGGCATAGGTATAGAAAAGAATGATTTAGAATTAATATTTAATCGATTTTATCAATCAAACAACTCTTTCAATAAATCAGGTGGAAGTGGTGTTGGACTGGCTTTCAGCAAAGAGATAATTACAAAAATTGGAGGAACAATTAGAGTTTCCAGCAAACCTTCAGTTGGGAGCACTTTTGTTATTCACCTTCCTAAGGTTGAGAGAATCAAGAAAGTAAATAGGGTTGAGAATAGCGAAATAAGCAAACTTGAGCTATTGGAACGTTTTTCTTCTACTAATAAAAAAGTTAAAATTTTATTGGTCGATGATGCTTATGATATGCGACTCTACCTTAAAGATTTACTATGTAAATACGAATGCCTGGAAGCCGAGGATGGCCATGAAGCCTTGAAAATAATAAAGAGTCAAGCCGTAGATTTTATCATTACAGATTATATGATGCCAAATATGAATGGATTAGAATTCATTTCAAAACTTAAATCAATACAACATTCTGCTCCAATTTTGATGCTTACTGCGAGGGCAGATAACCAAATCAAATTATCTACTTTAAGACTTGGTATCGACGATTATTTACTTAAACCTTTTGAAGAGGAAGAATTGATCATACGGATAAATAATGCATTAATAAATAACAACAAACGTACAAGGTATCAACTGGAGCAAAAAATAGACCCCTCCCAAAATGATTCTAACAATTGGATTGATAAATTACAGGCATATATTTTTGAACAATCCGGGAAAAGTAAAATCAATCAAACTGATCTTGCCGAGCATTTTAATCTTTCATCAAGTTCTTTATTTAGAAAAATAAAAAGTGAAACAGGTTTATCCCCTAATGAACTTATAACAGAAGTTAAATTACAGAAAGCTAAAATGCTACTAGAAAATAGGCAGGTTCACTCCTTAAAACAACTTGTTCTCGAGGTTGGATTTAAACATTCTTCCTATTTTTCAAAAAAATACTACGAGCGATTTGGCAGCAAGCCTAATTTTAAATTCTAG
- the bshB1 gene encoding bacillithiol biosynthesis deacetylase BshB1, whose protein sequence is MKLDILAIAAHPDDIELACSGTLASHRAQGYKVGILDLTQGEMGTRGTPEIRLQESDDSAKILGLNARENLGFKDIYFKDDLAHQEAIAKVIRKYQPEIVLANAIRDRHPDHGKGGSLASHSCFISGLRKLETEIDGVAQEPWRPKFVYHYIQNEYIEPDLVVDVSDYWEIKKNSILAFKSQFHNPDSKEPESFISSPEFLDFIEARSRELGHKINVKYGEGFTVERVAGVKNLFDLI, encoded by the coding sequence ATGAAATTGGATATTTTGGCTATTGCCGCACATCCGGATGATATAGAGCTTGCCTGTAGCGGTACCTTGGCCTCACATAGAGCCCAAGGTTATAAGGTAGGTATACTTGACCTTACGCAGGGTGAAATGGGGACTCGCGGCACACCTGAGATACGCTTACAAGAATCTGATGATTCAGCAAAAATACTAGGGCTAAACGCTAGAGAGAATTTAGGTTTTAAGGACATCTATTTCAAAGATGATTTAGCCCATCAGGAAGCCATTGCAAAGGTTATACGAAAATACCAGCCGGAAATAGTACTTGCCAATGCGATTAGAGATAGACACCCTGATCATGGTAAAGGAGGCAGTCTGGCTTCTCATTCATGCTTTATTAGTGGCCTAAGAAAATTGGAAACCGAAATAGATGGGGTAGCGCAAGAACCTTGGAGACCAAAATTTGTCTATCATTATATTCAAAATGAATACATTGAGCCAGACTTGGTGGTTGATGTTTCTGATTATTGGGAAATAAAAAAGAACAGTATTTTGGCATTTAAATCCCAATTCCATAATCCTGACTCTAAAGAACCTGAAAGTTTTATTTCCAGTCCAGAGTTTCTTGATTTTATAGAAGCTAGATCCCGTGAACTAGGGCATAAGATTAATGTGAAATATGGAGAGGGTTTTACTGTAGAAAGAGTAGCAGGAGTTAAAAATCTATTTGACCTTATTTAG
- a CDS encoding sialidase family protein, translating to MKFILFFTTFLLIGCKSGKITENESYSVVLESITKGKEKEYTWTHARSAVIPSDKPKVLTTMSQTLKEGSDVYHDLYQVISEDLGQTWSEPEAIPSLTIIEQDSGYRSVVDMWPQWHSYTNKVLNIGTSPFYSNERTHDGWKKKVVYACFDPETEQWSLPKFLKLPELDHDGMLLMSPAAGSAQWLEFPHGDILLPIFYFKITEQQYSAAMTNPDKAFSIGSLMKSDDFGFSSTIVRCTFDGENLIYKEHGDELILKQGRGVYEPSITSFKGEYYLTMRSDKSAYVAKSKDGLHFSSLKEWTFDDESVLGSYNTQQHWVRHSDALYLVYTRRGADNDEVFRHRAPLFMAEVDSEKLGVIRDSERIVVPNRGVALGNFGIMEVNPAETWITVAEYMRGEENVAADNSVFTARILWKRPNLNSKQ from the coding sequence ATGAAGTTTATACTTTTCTTTACCACCTTCTTGCTCATTGGTTGTAAAAGTGGAAAGATTACTGAAAATGAAAGTTACTCAGTTGTGCTAGAATCCATTACAAAGGGAAAAGAAAAAGAATACACTTGGACACATGCACGCTCTGCTGTAATACCCTCCGATAAGCCAAAGGTGCTTACCACTATGTCCCAAACACTCAAAGAGGGCTCAGATGTTTATCATGACTTGTATCAAGTGATAAGTGAGGATTTGGGCCAAACCTGGTCTGAGCCTGAAGCAATACCTTCATTGACAATAATTGAACAAGATAGTGGCTATCGATCTGTAGTGGATATGTGGCCTCAATGGCATTCCTATACAAATAAGGTTTTAAATATAGGTACCTCTCCCTTTTATTCTAACGAAAGGACACATGACGGTTGGAAAAAAAAGGTGGTGTATGCCTGTTTTGATCCGGAAACCGAACAATGGAGTCTTCCCAAATTCTTGAAACTTCCGGAGTTGGACCATGATGGAATGCTTTTAATGTCACCTGCAGCAGGGAGTGCTCAGTGGTTGGAATTTCCCCATGGAGATATTCTCTTGCCTATATTTTATTTTAAAATAACTGAGCAACAGTATTCTGCAGCAATGACTAATCCGGATAAAGCATTCAGTATTGGTAGTTTAATGAAAAGTGATGATTTTGGTTTTAGCAGCACAATAGTGCGATGTACCTTCGATGGTGAAAATTTAATTTATAAAGAACATGGTGATGAATTAATACTTAAACAGGGTAGGGGGGTCTATGAACCATCCATCACCTCTTTTAAGGGAGAATATTATCTAACCATGCGTAGTGACAAAAGTGCTTATGTTGCTAAGAGCAAAGATGGATTGCATTTTAGTTCTCTTAAGGAATGGACATTTGACGATGAGTCTGTTTTGGGGAGTTATAACACCCAGCAACATTGGGTAAGGCATAGTGATGCCTTATACTTGGTGTACACCAGACGAGGGGCAGATAATGATGAGGTTTTTCGCCATAGGGCACCTCTTTTTATGGCAGAGGTGGATTCGGAAAAACTTGGGGTAATTCGTGATTCAGAGCGCATAGTGGTACCTAACCGAGGTGTAGCTCTAGGTAATTTTGGCATAATGGAAGTCAATCCAGCTGAGACTTGGATCACTGTTGCTGAATATATGAGAGGAGAAGAAAATGTAGCTGCTGACAATAGTGTTTTCACAGCCCGAATCCTATGGAAGCGTCCAAATTTGAATTCAAAACAATAA
- a CDS encoding YqgE/AlgH family protein yields the protein MDDMSKLAPQSGSLLISEPFLQDENFVRSVVLLCENNEMGSFGLVLNKLSIFKLEELLEGHEFLDKEVYVGGPVEQNTLHFIYHGEQQLEDSVALGEKLWWGGDFKELIGKHKLGLVDISDFRFFLGYSGWEKGQLKDELLENTWIVCDNSHAKNIFTVAPDDLWRIILKNMGGDFQVLANYPIDPRLN from the coding sequence ATGGATGATATGTCCAAATTAGCTCCACAATCAGGGAGTTTGTTGATTTCTGAACCGTTCCTGCAGGATGAAAATTTTGTCAGGTCAGTAGTTCTATTGTGTGAAAATAATGAAATGGGTTCCTTTGGTTTGGTATTGAATAAGTTGTCTATATTTAAATTAGAGGAGCTTTTAGAGGGACATGAGTTTTTAGATAAGGAAGTTTATGTAGGAGGTCCAGTAGAGCAAAATACCCTTCATTTTATTTATCATGGAGAACAACAATTGGAAGATAGTGTAGCCTTAGGAGAGAAGCTTTGGTGGGGTGGAGATTTTAAGGAATTGATTGGTAAACACAAATTAGGTTTGGTAGATATTTCCGATTTCCGATTTTTCTTAGGTTATTCAGGTTGGGAAAAAGGACAATTAAAAGACGAATTATTAGAAAATACATGGATTGTTTGTGATAATAGCCATGCTAAAAACATATTTACAGTAGCTCCAGATGATTTATGGAGGATTATTTTAAAGAATATGGGGGGTGATTTCCAAGTATTGGCAAATTATCCGATTGACCCAAGACTTAATTAG
- a CDS encoding DUF349 domain-containing protein, whose translation MDKDKEMSENADKVTEELAKSQKSGEEASTEIQGETTNDATDENSTTDKESVDVVNTDAAPSNEVPEEKEEGKASQDEGESVEVASSAETTESESDAEVAVGNKDSSDENEEEEEEFDFHNFTKAQLIKTLKDFVNEQHFVRRDGLVQEIKNQYDEFFSKEQEQALEQFLSEGGEKDGFVYRGTDEDKEFFASYQLFKEKKHQQFKDLERSKEKNANDKNLILDQLRAIVDGEETTNSIETIKKIQDEWKKIGPVPHSQNKNLWASYNALMDRFYDNRSIYFELKELDRKKNLDSKLDLCQKAEALSEVEDVKEAIKNLNDLHEEFKHIGPVPRDEQEALWQRFKSASDAVYNKRKAYYDSQREVFKANQVLKEKLIEKLDTFKSFKAEKIRDWNTKTKEILALQKEWELIGPVPREAGKDINKTFWGLFKQFFHHKNLFFKELDEIRQQNKEKAEKLIEKAESYLESTDWKNTSNELIQLQKEWKELGPMPEKFRDDLYNRFKKACDTFFESRRTANKETNKAFEDNLVEKEKVCQEISDAAKDESQTSAENLEKLIQQFNEIGFVPRKSMKDISAKFNNAVNEYVSKLELEGESKDDFLFRLNLNKLQADPNSNKVLNKKEHGIRRQITDLENNITLWRNNLEFFAASKTADKLKDQFEEKIDKAEQEVDKLKKKLSIIREF comes from the coding sequence ATGGATAAGGATAAAGAAATGTCTGAAAATGCAGACAAGGTTACTGAAGAATTGGCCAAAAGCCAAAAATCAGGAGAAGAAGCATCTACCGAAATACAGGGAGAAACTACTAACGATGCTACGGACGAAAACTCAACAACTGACAAGGAAAGTGTGGATGTGGTAAACACAGATGCGGCCCCGTCAAATGAAGTTCCGGAGGAAAAAGAAGAGGGCAAAGCTTCTCAAGACGAAGGAGAGTCTGTGGAAGTGGCATCTTCTGCTGAAACCACGGAATCTGAGTCCGATGCAGAAGTGGCTGTAGGCAATAAAGATAGTTCAGATGAAAACGAGGAGGAGGAAGAGGAATTCGATTTCCATAATTTTACCAAAGCACAACTTATAAAAACCCTAAAGGACTTTGTGAATGAACAACATTTCGTTCGTAGAGATGGGTTGGTACAAGAAATAAAAAACCAATACGACGAATTTTTCTCCAAGGAACAAGAACAAGCCCTTGAACAATTTTTGAGTGAAGGAGGAGAGAAGGATGGATTTGTCTATAGAGGGACAGATGAAGACAAGGAGTTTTTTGCTTCTTACCAATTGTTTAAAGAGAAAAAACACCAGCAGTTTAAAGACCTAGAGCGTTCGAAAGAAAAGAATGCCAATGATAAAAACCTGATTTTGGATCAATTGAGAGCTATAGTAGATGGAGAAGAAACTACCAATAGCATCGAGACTATTAAAAAAATCCAGGATGAGTGGAAGAAAATTGGTCCTGTTCCACACAGTCAGAATAAAAACCTTTGGGCGTCTTATAATGCCCTTATGGACCGTTTTTATGATAATCGAAGTATTTACTTCGAATTAAAAGAACTAGATAGGAAAAAGAACCTTGACAGTAAACTGGATCTTTGCCAAAAGGCTGAAGCATTGTCAGAGGTTGAAGATGTGAAAGAAGCAATTAAAAACCTCAATGATCTTCATGAGGAATTTAAACATATAGGGCCTGTGCCAAGAGATGAGCAAGAAGCGCTGTGGCAAAGGTTTAAAAGTGCTTCTGATGCGGTTTACAATAAGCGGAAAGCTTATTATGACAGTCAAAGAGAAGTATTTAAAGCCAATCAGGTTTTAAAAGAAAAGCTTATTGAAAAGCTAGATACTTTTAAATCCTTCAAAGCCGAAAAAATCAGAGACTGGAACACGAAGACAAAAGAGATTCTTGCTTTGCAAAAAGAGTGGGAACTTATAGGTCCGGTTCCAAGAGAGGCTGGTAAGGACATCAATAAAACATTTTGGGGGCTCTTTAAGCAGTTTTTCCACCACAAGAACCTCTTCTTTAAGGAGCTTGATGAAATAAGGCAGCAAAATAAAGAAAAGGCGGAGAAGCTTATAGAAAAAGCTGAGTCTTATTTGGAGAGCACCGACTGGAAAAACACTTCCAATGAGTTAATTCAACTGCAAAAAGAGTGGAAAGAACTCGGTCCAATGCCTGAGAAGTTTAGAGATGATCTTTACAACCGTTTTAAAAAGGCATGCGACACTTTCTTTGAAAGTAGGAGGACTGCCAATAAGGAAACCAATAAAGCATTTGAAGACAATCTCGTAGAGAAAGAGAAAGTTTGTCAAGAGATTTCGGATGCTGCTAAGGACGAAAGCCAGACAAGTGCTGAGAACCTTGAAAAACTAATTCAACAATTCAACGAAATTGGATTTGTGCCTAGAAAGAGCATGAAAGACATTTCAGCCAAATTCAACAATGCGGTAAATGAATATGTATCTAAATTAGAGTTGGAAGGTGAAAGCAAGGACGACTTTTTGTTCAGGTTGAACCTCAACAAGCTTCAAGCGGATCCAAATAGCAATAAAGTCCTTAACAAAAAAGAACACGGAATTCGTAGACAAATCACAGACTTGGAAAACAACATTACCTTATGGAGGAATAACCTTGAGTTTTTTGCTGCCTCTAAAACTGCTGATAAGCTAAAAGATCAATTTGAGGAGAAGATCGACAAGGCAGAGCAAGAAGTGGATAAATTAAAGAAGAAGCTTTCAATTATTCGTGAATTTTAA
- a CDS encoding tail fiber protein — protein MKTQLILIILIVFSCSFSLAQTSAEMADIAIQGIARDDNNTAKADAQISLTFEFYYLDSNNGNAKVEVGAPETVSLNTDAFGVFSHVISPAATNNSIFANQQIYLKITEGNVLVSEEKLKHVPYAIAANNGVPTGSIMPFVGSTAPIGWVLCDGQSLTNINGAENLIALLGSTNAPDLRAMFLRGVGVNADAQFADNSRDGGINSTQQDSNMAHQHSVDLTTSNNGEHSHPLKLMNRKFVNDGNSGSTAFNIQAQDGGVSTVKTDLSGIHTHAVSGNTSSEGTESRPINYGVNYIIKL, from the coding sequence ATGAAAACTCAACTTATTCTCATTATATTAATAGTATTCTCTTGTTCTTTTTCTTTGGCACAGACTTCTGCTGAAATGGCTGATATAGCAATACAAGGTATTGCAAGAGATGACAATAATACGGCTAAAGCAGATGCCCAAATTTCCCTTACTTTCGAGTTTTATTATTTAGATAGCAATAATGGAAATGCTAAAGTTGAAGTAGGGGCTCCAGAAACAGTAAGCCTAAATACCGATGCTTTTGGCGTATTTTCCCATGTTATAAGTCCTGCTGCTACCAATAATTCCATATTTGCTAATCAGCAAATCTATTTAAAAATCACAGAGGGGAATGTTCTTGTGTCAGAGGAAAAATTAAAGCATGTTCCTTATGCAATAGCAGCTAATAACGGGGTGCCGACCGGGTCTATCATGCCTTTTGTTGGGTCTACAGCTCCAATTGGTTGGGTGCTGTGCGATGGACAGTCCCTAACAAATATCAATGGGGCTGAAAATCTCATTGCTTTATTGGGGAGTACCAATGCACCAGATTTGAGGGCTATGTTTTTAAGAGGGGTAGGGGTCAACGCTGATGCCCAGTTTGCCGATAATAGCAGGGATGGTGGTATAAATTCCACACAGCAAGATTCTAATATGGCGCACCAGCACAGCGTGGATTTAACTACTTCTAATAATGGTGAACACTCACATCCCTTAAAGTTAATGAACAGGAAGTTTGTTAATGATGGTAATAGCGGTTCAACAGCGTTTAATATACAAGCCCAGGATGGAGGGGTATCTACAGTAAAAACCGATTTAAGTGGGATACATACCCATGCTGTTTCCGGAA